One segment of Rubripirellula amarantea DNA contains the following:
- the thrS gene encoding threonine--tRNA ligase, translated as MTTSPSVPSANIQVKLPDGTLGEHPPQTTPMDIARSISDGLARSVIAAEIDGKIVDAFRTFEELADQTDGPLELKLLTSRDPEALGVLRHSAAHVMARAIMRLYKGVSLAFGPTTEGGFYYDFDLEHRLTEEDFPKIEAEIKKIIKDKEPFERFSVPRDEARKLCADLDQDLKVEHIETGLSDQETLSFYRQGEFVDLCRGPHIPDAGKIKAIKMMSVAGSHWKGDTSGRSLQRLYGTAFFDKKELAAYLEQIEEAKRRDHRVLGKQHGLFSINPEVGQGLCLWLPKGARVRVALEDFLRKELLSRGYDPVYSPHIGRVEMYETSGHFPYYRDSQFAPLFGSEVGGMLDAWSERLKDDKLSSDDEDKLIAAAEVFGVKLPDYKPSASSDKKRDVLNAWQHEHERYLLKPMNCPHHCYIFKSQPRSYRQLPMRLFEFGTVYRHEQTGELNGMLRVRGLTQDDAHIFCTADQVEQEFKATIELTKFVLNAVGLTDYRVQLSLRDPDSNKYVGSEENWDHAEGALRGVLENSGLDFNEEPGEAAFYGPKADFMVRDCIGRSWQLGTVQLDYNLPERFKLEYNGADNSAHRPVMIHRAPFGSVERFTGMLIEHFAGAFPMWLSPEQIRVLPLSDKSLEYAAAVCRQLCDAGLKATVDNTGGKVQAKIRNAQLDLVNYMAVVGPKEAETGQIALRDRIDGDLGSMPTAEAIARLQKEIADRSVRQVVQGASAAASVESSAVGDEY; from the coding sequence ATGACCACGAGCCCCTCTGTTCCTTCAGCCAACATCCAAGTCAAACTCCCCGATGGCACCCTTGGCGAGCATCCGCCGCAAACCACGCCAATGGACATCGCTCGCAGCATCAGCGATGGTCTGGCCCGCAGCGTTATCGCGGCCGAGATCGACGGAAAGATCGTTGACGCTTTTCGAACGTTTGAAGAATTAGCCGACCAAACCGACGGCCCGCTGGAACTGAAGCTACTCACTTCGCGAGATCCCGAGGCGCTCGGTGTGCTGCGTCACTCGGCCGCGCACGTCATGGCTCGCGCCATCATGCGACTCTACAAAGGCGTCTCCTTGGCGTTTGGTCCGACCACCGAAGGCGGCTTTTACTATGACTTCGATCTGGAACATCGCCTGACCGAAGAGGACTTCCCCAAGATCGAAGCCGAAATCAAGAAGATCATCAAGGACAAAGAACCGTTCGAACGTTTCTCGGTTCCCAGGGATGAAGCTCGCAAGCTATGCGCCGACCTCGACCAAGACCTTAAGGTCGAACACATCGAAACCGGCTTGTCCGATCAAGAGACCCTTAGTTTCTATCGTCAGGGTGAATTCGTTGATCTGTGCCGCGGTCCTCACATTCCCGACGCCGGAAAGATCAAGGCGATCAAAATGATGAGCGTCGCGGGTTCGCACTGGAAAGGTGATACCTCCGGTCGCAGTCTGCAACGACTTTATGGCACCGCGTTCTTCGACAAGAAAGAACTCGCTGCTTACCTTGAACAGATCGAAGAAGCGAAGCGACGCGATCACCGAGTGCTGGGCAAACAACACGGATTATTTTCAATCAATCCCGAAGTCGGCCAAGGCTTGTGCTTGTGGTTGCCCAAGGGCGCTCGCGTTCGAGTTGCACTGGAAGATTTCTTGCGCAAGGAATTACTGTCGCGCGGTTACGATCCGGTTTACTCGCCACACATTGGTCGCGTGGAGATGTACGAAACCAGCGGTCACTTTCCGTATTATCGTGACAGCCAATTTGCGCCGTTGTTCGGTAGCGAAGTTGGTGGCATGCTCGATGCATGGAGCGAACGACTCAAGGATGACAAGCTTTCCAGTGACGACGAAGACAAGTTGATTGCGGCCGCGGAAGTGTTTGGCGTTAAGCTGCCCGACTACAAACCATCGGCATCGTCGGACAAGAAACGCGACGTGCTGAATGCTTGGCAACATGAACACGAGCGTTACCTGCTCAAACCCATGAACTGCCCACACCACTGCTACATCTTCAAGAGCCAGCCACGATCGTACCGGCAATTGCCGATGCGATTGTTCGAGTTCGGCACCGTGTATCGCCACGAGCAAACCGGCGAACTTAACGGGATGCTTCGCGTTCGTGGATTGACTCAAGACGACGCCCACATTTTCTGTACCGCCGACCAAGTCGAGCAAGAATTTAAGGCCACCATCGAGCTGACCAAATTCGTACTCAACGCAGTCGGGCTGACGGACTACCGCGTGCAACTGTCACTACGCGATCCTGACAGCAACAAGTACGTTGGAAGCGAAGAGAACTGGGACCACGCCGAAGGCGCGCTTCGTGGCGTGCTAGAAAACTCCGGTTTGGACTTCAACGAAGAACCAGGCGAAGCGGCATTCTATGGCCCCAAGGCCGACTTCATGGTCCGTGACTGTATCGGCCGTTCGTGGCAACTCGGAACCGTTCAACTCGATTACAACCTGCCCGAGCGTTTTAAGCTCGAATACAACGGTGCCGACAACAGTGCTCACCGCCCCGTGATGATTCACCGCGCCCCATTTGGTTCGGTCGAAAGGTTCACTGGCATGTTGATCGAACACTTCGCCGGCGCTTTCCCCATGTGGTTGTCGCCTGAACAGATCCGTGTGCTGCCATTGTCCGACAAGTCGCTCGAGTACGCTGCTGCGGTTTGCCGACAACTTTGCGATGCGGGTTTGAAAGCCACCGTCGACAACACCGGTGGCAAGGTGCAAGCGAAGATCCGTAACGCACAATTGGACCTGGTCAATTACATGGCCGTCGTTGGACCCAAGGAAGCCGAAACCGGTCAAATTGCCCTGCGAGACCGAATCGATGGCGACCTAGGATCCATGCCAACGGCGGAAGCGATCGCTCGTTTGCAAAAGGAAATTGCCGACCGTTCCGTTCGCCAAGTGGTGCAAGGTGCCAGCGCGGCGGCATCGGTCGAATCGTCCGCCGTCGGCGATGAGTACTGA
- a CDS encoding STAS domain-containing protein, producing MQSNDEYLKVVKQGSETTVSIPQHHLSRCESARKLSSDVCSLVEEIAECDGSDDEQSHLNLDFASVDRITSAGLNGLIRMNTKFRSHGVRLVLVNVPTPVREVFELTRLERMFEFAAGDDTRPILG from the coding sequence ATGCAGAGTAATGACGAATACCTAAAAGTAGTCAAGCAGGGAAGCGAGACCACGGTCTCGATTCCACAGCACCACCTCAGCCGTTGTGAGAGTGCCCGCAAGCTTTCTAGCGACGTTTGTTCGCTTGTCGAAGAAATTGCTGAGTGCGACGGCAGCGATGATGAACAATCGCATCTGAACTTGGATTTTGCTTCGGTCGACCGCATCACGAGTGCGGGTCTCAACGGCTTGATCCGAATGAACACCAAGTTTCGCAGCCACGGTGTGCGATTGGTGTTAGTGAACGTTCCCACTCCGGTGCGTGAAGTGTTCGAGCTCACCCGACTAGAGCGAATGTTTGAGTTCGCAGCGGGCGACGACACGCGACCAATTCTTGGCTAG
- the rimO gene encoding 30S ribosomal protein S12 methylthiotransferase RimO, with amino-acid sequence MQLPIVSETNTMPSRVAKDGEGPRGRYAVISLGCPKNLVDTEQMLGRLDEDGYAMVDSVDDADFVVVNTCGFIDSAREESLGAIDEMLALKRAGKIRNVVVTGCLAERQQGKLLEARPEIDAMIGVFGRNEIVSVIDRLQAGIDEQAKVFRPAPIRPLSDAVRRAVTPRHFAYLKISEGCDRLCTFCAIPKMRGKHYSKPIDQVVDEAKRLGDSGVREVVVVAQDTTYYGKDLYGEPRLTELLTQLDKIDSIDWIRLMYFYPMYIDDRLIDTLAGSQRILPYIDMPLQHASDAMLKRMSRKTTRSSQEEILGKLRSRIDNLVMRTTLIAGFPGETDDDVDQLCDFVAQQRFEHLGVFTYSVEEDTPAARLPNRVPEEVALERQGRIMEIQQQVAFDWNESRVGTVEDVIIDSPLDDQPGVWIGRTKSEAPDIDGVVYVSGVDPDSPIEVGTIAQCEIVAADGYDLVAAPLS; translated from the coding sequence ATGCAATTACCCATCGTTTCCGAAACCAACACCATGCCCTCGCGGGTCGCCAAAGACGGCGAAGGTCCGCGCGGTCGGTACGCCGTTATTAGCCTCGGTTGCCCCAAGAATCTCGTCGATACCGAGCAAATGTTAGGTCGCCTCGACGAAGACGGCTATGCGATGGTGGATTCCGTCGACGATGCCGACTTTGTGGTCGTCAATACATGCGGTTTCATAGACTCCGCTCGTGAAGAGTCGCTCGGCGCCATCGACGAAATGCTCGCGCTCAAACGTGCTGGCAAAATTCGCAACGTCGTCGTCACCGGATGTTTGGCCGAACGCCAGCAAGGCAAGCTGCTTGAAGCCCGCCCTGAAATTGATGCGATGATCGGCGTCTTCGGACGCAATGAAATTGTTTCGGTGATCGATCGGCTGCAAGCTGGCATCGACGAGCAGGCCAAGGTCTTCCGCCCGGCGCCCATTCGTCCGCTTTCCGATGCGGTCCGCCGGGCTGTCACGCCTCGGCACTTTGCTTATCTGAAAATCAGTGAAGGCTGCGATCGGCTATGCACCTTTTGCGCGATTCCAAAAATGCGAGGCAAGCATTACAGCAAGCCAATCGATCAAGTCGTCGATGAAGCCAAGCGGTTGGGCGATAGCGGCGTCCGCGAAGTCGTCGTTGTGGCGCAAGACACCACGTACTACGGCAAAGACTTATATGGCGAGCCAAGGCTTACCGAGTTGCTAACGCAGCTCGATAAGATTGATTCCATCGATTGGATTCGCTTGATGTATTTCTATCCGATGTACATCGATGACCGCTTGATTGACACTCTTGCGGGCAGTCAACGAATTTTGCCTTACATTGACATGCCGTTGCAGCACGCCAGCGATGCGATGCTGAAGCGAATGTCCCGCAAGACCACTCGTTCATCTCAGGAAGAAATCCTGGGCAAGCTTCGCTCGAGGATTGATAACTTGGTCATGCGAACCACGTTGATTGCTGGTTTCCCCGGCGAGACCGACGATGATGTCGATCAGTTGTGCGATTTTGTTGCCCAGCAGCGTTTTGAGCACTTGGGTGTGTTTACGTATTCAGTAGAAGAGGATACGCCGGCGGCTCGACTGCCTAATCGTGTACCTGAAGAAGTCGCGCTTGAACGTCAGGGGCGGATCATGGAAATTCAGCAACAAGTCGCCTTCGATTGGAATGAGTCTCGTGTTGGCACCGTCGAAGACGTCATCATTGATTCTCCGCTAGACGATCAACCCGGTGTTTGGATCGGGCGGACCAAGAGTGAAGCCCCTGATATCGACGGTGTTGTCTATGTGTCAGGTGTCGATCCCGATAGCCCGATTGAAGTCGGTACAATCGCGCAGTGCGAAATTGTCGCTGCGGATGGCTACGATCTAGTGGCCGCGCCGCTGTCTTAA
- the pgsA gene encoding CDP-diacylglycerol--glycerol-3-phosphate 3-phosphatidyltransferase yields the protein MRSPSRSVYNVPNALTTVRFGLAIGVMVLIPMGMQFAALVLFVIAVSTDWMDGYWARKYGQVTKFGRIFDPFVDKIIICGTFIALVEVVGSGVASWMATTIVARELLVTSLRGMIEGSGGDFSANQLGKWKMVLQCAAAITILLSLLYPATVWLGYLGQTFLWSAIALTIYSGYVYVIAAAGVLRKDVS from the coding sequence ATGCGTTCCCCTTCACGCTCCGTTTACAACGTTCCCAATGCGTTAACGACCGTCCGTTTCGGATTGGCCATCGGTGTGATGGTGCTAATCCCGATGGGAATGCAGTTTGCCGCGTTAGTGCTGTTTGTGATCGCCGTCTCGACCGATTGGATGGATGGTTATTGGGCTCGCAAGTATGGACAAGTCACGAAGTTCGGACGAATCTTCGACCCCTTTGTCGACAAGATCATCATCTGCGGCACGTTCATCGCGTTGGTCGAAGTCGTGGGTTCAGGTGTCGCTTCCTGGATGGCGACCACCATTGTTGCTAGGGAACTGCTTGTCACCAGTTTGCGAGGCATGATCGAAGGCAGCGGCGGCGACTTTTCCGCGAATCAACTCGGCAAGTGGAAAATGGTGCTGCAGTGTGCCGCAGCGATCACGATTCTTTTATCGTTGCTTTATCCAGCCACGGTTTGGTTAGGTTATCTCGGGCAAACGTTCCTGTGGTCGGCAATCGCTTTGACGATCTATTCCGGATACGTGTATGTCATCGCAGCCGCGGGCGTGCTTCGCAAAGACGTGAGCTGA
- a CDS encoding CPBP family intramembrane glutamic endopeptidase has protein sequence MYQHRGQLGEVLASLVPARQRCFPFWNAGDALIMFGLMMVLAGVAQSYLLSQGVLVRQPIETDPPLSDAQTAANQYVLIAISLVVGLMALGVMLAFFRSRSDKLLDRLGLRVRRGDVVLGLKASLMVLPPVLVISGLLNLVIPYEHPVLEILAGIDSVPKLVLVFVTTAIATPLVEEFLFRTLLIGGFERLAQAMQVGDLQQWERDQGDQPWKDRFDWPVIASSFIFAIMHFGHGAAPVPLFVLALALGYLYRRTGSIVAPIVVHMVLNSLTLIVETLRVNT, from the coding sequence GTGTACCAGCACCGAGGCCAACTCGGTGAGGTGCTTGCGTCGTTGGTGCCTGCTCGCCAGCGGTGTTTTCCATTTTGGAATGCTGGCGACGCCCTGATCATGTTCGGATTGATGATGGTGCTCGCGGGTGTGGCTCAGTCATATCTGTTGAGCCAGGGCGTCTTGGTACGCCAACCGATCGAAACAGACCCGCCACTAAGCGATGCGCAAACAGCGGCCAACCAATACGTCCTAATCGCCATTTCCCTTGTCGTGGGATTGATGGCCTTGGGGGTAATGTTGGCGTTCTTTCGATCTCGATCCGACAAACTGCTCGATCGTTTGGGACTTAGGGTTCGTCGTGGTGACGTCGTGCTAGGACTCAAAGCGTCACTAATGGTGTTGCCACCGGTGCTTGTGATTAGTGGTCTCTTGAACCTAGTGATTCCCTACGAGCATCCGGTGCTTGAGATCTTGGCAGGCATCGACTCGGTTCCCAAGTTGGTCTTGGTATTCGTCACTACCGCCATTGCCACACCTCTGGTCGAAGAGTTTTTGTTCCGAACATTATTGATCGGCGGCTTCGAACGGCTTGCTCAAGCGATGCAAGTTGGCGATCTGCAACAGTGGGAACGAGACCAAGGTGATCAACCATGGAAGGACCGTTTTGATTGGCCCGTCATCGCATCAAGCTTTATCTTTGCAATCATGCACTTCGGTCACGGGGCCGCGCCAGTACCGCTTTTTGTGCTGGCACTCGCGTTAGGCTACTTATACCGAAGAACGGGCAGCATCGTTGCACCGATTGTGGTCCATATGGTGCTTAACTCGCTTACATTGATCGTCGAGACCTTGCGGGTCAACACTTAG
- a CDS encoding S41 family peptidase yields the protein MDFVAQQVSPAQSVCTAVSTRRTTALPVMAFVLLFFIQGMSVADAQSTMQTRSVVQDATPFSIEGANNNAANEIQSALTKGLEFERARMWGEAIGHYEKFTRKFPQDAQLYQRMVISRLYYDVNRRFKDESYLQSLRELSTNEALDLYSEILANLQTHYVDDVDWARILVHGTAALEVALNEDAFVDRVLPNTNREAIANFRNSIHTQLQSRSTATRFDLRAAVSTVAQRANAELGLSGTAVALEYLSGAVSTLDPYTRLLSPSQLDEMFSNIEGNFVGLGVELKAKTDYLQVLSVIPGGPAAEAGLLGGEKIIGVGGERTESNDPEYVADLLRGPEHSYVAIDVVSAQGVERTINVQRRRVEVPCVENVHFVDPENRVGYLRLTNFQKTTTRDVERALWDLHRQGMRSLIIDVRGNPGGLLSAAVEVADRFISEGPIVTTRGRNVRENYDYKAHRPNTWSIPLAVLIDGDSASASEIFAGAIADSRRGEIIGETSYGKGSVQGIFRMQSAKFGLCLTTAKFYSPSGRAISQNGVMPTIEVEPTHIAARPDSQGHITLDREDSVLQRAVMQISGRPMISQLNVGK from the coding sequence ATGGATTTTGTCGCTCAACAGGTTAGCCCTGCTCAGTCAGTCTGCACCGCTGTTTCGACTCGTCGCACGACCGCATTGCCAGTCATGGCATTCGTTCTATTATTCTTCATTCAGGGAATGTCGGTGGCTGATGCTCAGTCCACCATGCAGACCCGATCGGTCGTGCAAGATGCAACTCCTTTTAGTATCGAGGGAGCCAACAACAATGCAGCCAACGAGATTCAATCGGCTCTGACCAAGGGCCTCGAATTTGAGCGTGCTCGGATGTGGGGCGAAGCGATCGGCCACTACGAGAAATTCACTCGCAAGTTCCCGCAAGACGCGCAGCTTTACCAGCGAATGGTGATCAGCCGTCTTTACTACGACGTCAACCGACGTTTCAAAGACGAAAGCTATCTGCAGTCTCTTCGCGAGCTTAGCACGAACGAAGCCCTGGACTTGTATTCCGAAATCCTTGCGAACTTGCAAACTCACTACGTCGACGACGTCGATTGGGCTCGCATTTTGGTACACGGCACCGCCGCGCTCGAAGTCGCCCTTAACGAAGACGCTTTCGTTGACCGAGTGCTTCCTAATACCAATCGTGAAGCGATCGCTAACTTTAGGAATTCGATTCACACCCAATTGCAAAGCCGCAGCACTGCCACCCGTTTCGATTTGCGAGCCGCAGTGTCGACGGTTGCTCAACGTGCCAACGCTGAACTTGGTTTGTCAGGTACGGCGGTCGCTTTGGAATACCTTAGCGGTGCCGTTTCGACGCTCGACCCTTACACTCGCTTGCTTTCACCAAGCCAGCTTGATGAAATGTTTTCCAACATCGAAGGAAACTTCGTGGGACTCGGCGTGGAACTGAAAGCCAAGACTGACTACTTACAAGTCTTGTCGGTGATCCCCGGTGGACCCGCAGCGGAAGCCGGATTGCTCGGTGGCGAAAAAATCATTGGCGTCGGCGGTGAGCGAACCGAAAGCAACGACCCCGAGTACGTTGCCGATCTGCTTCGCGGTCCTGAACATTCCTACGTTGCCATTGATGTTGTCAGTGCTCAGGGTGTCGAGCGAACGATCAACGTTCAACGACGTCGAGTCGAAGTTCCCTGTGTCGAAAATGTTCACTTCGTGGATCCCGAAAATCGCGTTGGGTACCTGCGGCTGACCAACTTCCAAAAAACGACGACCCGCGATGTTGAACGAGCTCTTTGGGACCTGCATCGTCAAGGTATGCGTTCGCTGATTATCGACGTTCGTGGCAATCCCGGTGGATTACTTTCCGCAGCGGTTGAAGTAGCCGATCGTTTCATCAGCGAAGGTCCGATCGTGACGACTCGCGGACGCAACGTTCGCGAAAACTACGACTACAAAGCTCATCGCCCGAACACTTGGAGCATCCCTTTGGCGGTTCTGATCGACGGTGACAGTGCCAGTGCAAGTGAAATCTTCGCCGGTGCGATTGCTGATTCGCGTCGTGGTGAAATCATTGGCGAAACAAGTTACGGTAAAGGAAGCGTTCAAGGAATCTTCCGTATGCAATCCGCGAAGTTTGGGCTCTGTTTGACCACCGCTAAGTTCTACTCACCTAGCGGCCGAGCGATCAGCCAAAACGGCGTGATGCCTACGATCGAAGTTGAACCGACTCACATCGCCGCTCGCCCTGATTCGCAAGGTCACATCACGCTTGATCGCGAAGACTCGGTCTTGCAACGTGCTGTCATGCAAATCAGCGGACGACCAATGATCAGCCAACTTAATGTTGGCAAATAG
- a CDS encoding esterase/lipase family protein encodes MWASLTLCVLIGSFSGCVTPNYLANRKVRENALASTLNLVSRKGPQISERTWNTMRRYDLDSRYDADRKKCFAYIRERIIEIPDAELIYALSELSYVEGKRAERAGNASDALNHYGVALTNSYDYLFSKDLGTTRNFYDPQFRGACDLYNESLEDTLRLLCSENQIQPGQTYTIKTPDREFVVRTEMRGQWKANEFDRYEFVSDYEIETLRNRHTTYGLGVPLIAVRRPQNEGSDRPEAENYYPKGLSYAVTALMRCVPEKTGDRPGQSKTCVLEFFDPLTANQIQLAEQWVPLETDLTTPLAYFLDSPEFRKRNEATEGLLNPADSLEKSGLYMLEPYDPDRIPVLMVHGLWSSPMTWMDMFNDLRSFPEIRERYQFWFYLYPSGQPFWISATQLRGDLMAMRKAFDPHRRDKPLDEMVLVGHSMGGLVSRMQTIDSGDEFWKIVSDQPVQNADQAIAKLKGDPTDRNRLVSTLFFRPNSSIRRVITIGTPHRGSEFANDYTRWLARKFIKLPSRAISTGNRLAENNPTLFKDTQLLTVANAIDSLAPESPIFPVMMRAKRAPNVKYHNIIGVLEDPSFVQARAGSGDGVVEYASAKMDDVESELIVDSDHTKIHMTPKAIFEVRRILLEHLKTVDANDRVALRTESELDPDVISRPLDQGMGVHDYRGVDKVEVNDFNPATLQR; translated from the coding sequence ATGTGGGCCAGTTTGACGTTGTGCGTGTTGATCGGATCGTTTTCAGGGTGTGTAACGCCGAACTATCTTGCCAATCGCAAAGTTCGCGAAAACGCTTTGGCTTCCACGTTGAATTTGGTCAGCCGGAAAGGTCCTCAGATCAGTGAACGCACGTGGAACACGATGCGACGCTATGACTTGGATTCTCGTTACGACGCCGATCGCAAAAAATGCTTCGCTTACATCCGCGAACGCATTATCGAGATTCCTGACGCAGAGCTGATCTATGCTCTTAGCGAGTTGTCTTACGTGGAAGGGAAACGGGCCGAGCGAGCAGGGAATGCCTCGGATGCATTGAACCATTACGGCGTGGCACTGACTAACAGCTACGACTACCTCTTCAGCAAAGACTTGGGAACGACTCGCAATTTCTATGATCCTCAGTTTCGAGGTGCTTGTGACCTTTACAACGAGTCGCTCGAAGACACGCTGCGATTGTTGTGCAGCGAGAATCAGATCCAGCCAGGGCAAACGTACACCATCAAGACTCCGGACCGTGAGTTCGTTGTGCGTACCGAGATGCGTGGGCAATGGAAAGCAAATGAGTTTGATCGCTACGAATTTGTGAGCGATTACGAAATTGAAACACTTCGAAATCGACACACGACCTACGGGCTTGGCGTGCCTTTGATCGCGGTTCGAAGACCTCAAAACGAGGGCTCGGATCGTCCAGAGGCTGAAAACTACTACCCGAAGGGCCTTTCCTATGCCGTGACCGCATTGATGCGATGTGTGCCCGAAAAAACGGGTGATCGGCCGGGGCAATCCAAGACTTGTGTGCTGGAATTCTTTGATCCACTGACGGCAAACCAGATCCAACTCGCTGAACAATGGGTCCCACTCGAAACCGACCTAACAACACCGCTGGCCTACTTCTTGGACTCACCAGAGTTTCGAAAACGCAATGAGGCTACCGAAGGACTACTCAATCCAGCCGACTCGTTGGAAAAGAGCGGGCTGTACATGCTTGAGCCCTACGATCCAGACCGCATACCGGTGTTGATGGTCCACGGATTGTGGTCGAGTCCGATGACATGGATGGACATGTTTAACGACCTGCGTAGTTTTCCAGAGATTCGCGAACGATATCAGTTCTGGTTCTACCTCTATCCGTCGGGACAACCGTTCTGGATCAGTGCGACGCAGTTGCGCGGGGACTTAATGGCGATGCGGAAGGCATTTGACCCTCATCGCCGCGACAAACCGCTCGACGAAATGGTCCTTGTCGGTCACAGCATGGGCGGATTGGTCAGCCGAATGCAAACGATCGATTCAGGCGATGAGTTCTGGAAGATCGTTAGCGACCAACCGGTCCAAAATGCCGATCAGGCGATTGCCAAGTTGAAGGGAGATCCAACGGACCGCAATCGATTGGTGAGCACACTGTTCTTTCGTCCGAACTCTTCTATTCGTAGGGTGATCACGATCGGAACACCACACCGCGGCAGTGAGTTCGCTAATGATTACACGCGATGGCTCGCCAGAAAGTTCATCAAATTACCATCGCGAGCAATCTCGACGGGCAATCGTTTAGCTGAAAACAACCCCACGCTCTTCAAAGACACGCAGTTGTTGACCGTTGCCAATGCGATTGACTCACTCGCGCCCGAGTCACCGATTTTTCCGGTCATGATGAGAGCCAAGCGTGCTCCGAATGTGAAATACCACAATATCATTGGTGTGCTCGAAGATCCGTCCTTCGTCCAAGCCCGAGCGGGCAGCGGCGATGGGGTGGTGGAGTACGCAAGTGCTAAGATGGATGATGTCGAAAGCGAATTGATTGTCGATTCCGATCACACGAAGATTCACATGACGCCCAAGGCTATCTTTGAGGTGCGTCGTATATTGCTGGAACATTTGAAGACCGTTGATGCGAACGACCGAGTCGCTCTTCGAACGGAATCCGAATTAGATCCAGATGTAATTTCCCGTCCTTTAGATCAAGGAATGGGAGTTCATGATTATCGCGGCGTTGATAAAGTCGAAGTGAACGATTTTAACCCGGCTACGCTTCAGCGGTAA
- a CDS encoding carbon storage regulator, translating into MLVLTRKADEQILIGDNIKITLVRIKGGQVRIGIEAPREVRVIRGELQSHDVASESEAEYSAIDPVAEVFAHPESLKVTAKKAEKSVNRVAAKSVEAATKAELFVGTVSRNGDNVKLKRAPLSGYVAAS; encoded by the coding sequence ATGTTGGTTCTTACACGAAAAGCTGACGAACAAATTCTTATCGGCGACAACATCAAGATCACCTTGGTCCGTATCAAAGGCGGCCAAGTCCGAATCGGGATCGAAGCCCCACGTGAGGTCCGAGTCATTCGCGGCGAACTTCAAAGCCATGACGTCGCGAGCGAAAGCGAAGCCGAGTACTCAGCGATCGACCCAGTCGCTGAAGTATTCGCTCATCCCGAGTCGCTAAAGGTCACGGCAAAGAAGGCTGAGAAGAGCGTCAACCGCGTCGCCGCTAAATCGGTTGAAGCTGCGACAAAAGCTGAACTGTTCGTCGGGACAGTATCGCGAAACGGCGACAACGTGAAACTGAAGCGAGCACCGCTGTCGGGTTACGTCGCAGCGAGTTAA